In Georgenia soli, a genomic segment contains:
- a CDS encoding MFS transporter produces MRTTRPTRNERLDRLPFTREHRRLLVGSGVGWALDAMDVGLISFVMAALAVQWELGDTELSLIGSIGFVGMALGASLGGLLADRVGRRNVFAVTLLVYGLATGASALATSVGALLALRFVVGLGLGSELPVASTLVSEYAPARIRGRLVVILEAFWAVGWLAAALIGYFVVSDTANGWRWALALGAVPALYAIYVRRGLPESVRFLESQGRHAEAEAAVRRFEESAPVFVTARTAGGTSVAPPADGREEDGPEEDGREEDGPEDGGRADSAPAREAAPGRRGLLAIWAPALRTRTTGLWLVWFFLNFAYYGAFTWLPTLLLASGLDLVRSFGYTVIITAAQLPGYATAAYLIERWGRRPTLASFLVGAAAASYLFAVAGTPSAVITAGCLLSFFALGAWGALYAVTPEMYPTAVRAGGAGWAAGFGRIASILAPLAVPLLNRAGDLWLVFTAFAASFVVAAGGALLLAERRGLALDD; encoded by the coding sequence GTGAGGACCACTCGACCGACGCGGAACGAGCGGCTCGACCGGCTGCCGTTCACCCGGGAGCACCGCCGGCTGCTGGTCGGCTCGGGCGTGGGGTGGGCGCTGGACGCCATGGACGTCGGCCTCATCTCCTTCGTCATGGCGGCCCTGGCCGTGCAGTGGGAGCTGGGGGACACCGAGCTCAGCCTCATCGGCTCGATCGGGTTCGTCGGCATGGCCCTCGGCGCCTCGCTCGGCGGCCTCCTGGCGGACCGGGTCGGCCGCCGGAACGTCTTTGCCGTCACCCTTCTCGTCTACGGCCTCGCCACGGGGGCCTCCGCGCTCGCGACCTCTGTCGGGGCGCTGCTGGCGCTCCGGTTCGTGGTGGGCCTGGGCCTGGGGTCGGAGCTGCCCGTCGCCTCGACGCTCGTGAGCGAGTACGCGCCGGCGCGCATCCGTGGCCGGCTGGTGGTCATCCTAGAGGCGTTCTGGGCGGTGGGGTGGCTCGCCGCAGCCCTGATCGGCTACTTCGTGGTCTCCGACACCGCGAACGGGTGGCGGTGGGCCCTCGCCCTCGGTGCCGTCCCGGCGTTGTACGCCATCTACGTGCGCCGTGGGCTGCCCGAGTCGGTGCGGTTCCTGGAGTCCCAGGGCCGGCACGCCGAGGCCGAGGCCGCGGTGCGCCGCTTCGAGGAGTCGGCGCCGGTGTTCGTCACTGCCCGGACAGCGGGTGGAACCTCGGTGGCACCGCCCGCCGACGGCCGCGAGGAGGACGGCCCCGAGGAGGACGGCCGCGAGGAGGACGGCCCCGAGGATGGTGGCCGCGCGGACTCGGCCCCGGCCCGGGAAGCCGCGCCGGGACGCCGCGGGCTGCTCGCGATCTGGGCGCCAGCCCTGCGCACCCGCACCACGGGGCTGTGGCTGGTGTGGTTCTTCCTGAACTTCGCCTACTACGGGGCCTTCACCTGGCTCCCCACCCTGCTTCTCGCCTCCGGCCTCGACCTCGTCCGTTCCTTCGGCTACACGGTGATCATCACCGCTGCCCAGCTCCCGGGCTACGCCACGGCGGCCTACCTGATCGAGCGGTGGGGACGCCGACCCACTCTGGCGAGCTTCCTCGTCGGCGCGGCGGCGGCCTCCTACCTCTTCGCCGTCGCCGGGACGCCGTCGGCCGTGATCACGGCGGGGTGCCTGCTCTCCTTCTTCGCCCTCGGCGCCTGGGGAGCGCTGTACGCGGTCACGCCCGAGATGTACCCGACGGCGGTTCGTGCGGGCGGTGCCGGCTGGGCCGCCGGCTTTGGTCGCATCGCCTCCATCCTGGCTCCGCTCGCTGTGCCGCTGCTGAACCGGGCGGGCGATCTCTGGCTCGTGTTCACCGCCTTCGCGGCGTCGTTCGTCGTCGCCGCCGGCGGAGCGCTCCTGCTCGCCGAGCGACGCGGGCTCGCCCTGGACGACTGA
- a CDS encoding glycosyltransferase family 4 protein, with the protein MRVAIVTESFLPAANGVTTSVLRVLDHLAARGHDAVVVCPGPAPRKYAGFRVIEAPSFSYRGFRAAVPGLQLSRVLDAFAPDVLHAASPFGLGAQALLLARRRGIPTVAIFQTDVAGFARKHGLSASAPGIWRWLRRVHSCADLTLAPSTASLADLAAAGIERTGWWGRGVDADTYHPRHRGTPEGGALRQFLLDGAPEGAVLVGYVGRLAPEKRVERLAALAGDPRVRLVVVGDGPSRAVLERQLPGARFLGRLDGADLARAYAALDVFVHTGTHETFGQTLQEAMASGVTVVAPAAGGPLDVVAQGETGYLYAPEDDGALVGAVRALAGDPAMRARMGEAGRRRVLPRSWEALGEALLGHYAAVIDRAEERVARQVAGFERQLRLTGARQPHP; encoded by the coding sequence GTGCGCGTAGCGATCGTGACCGAGTCGTTCCTGCCCGCCGCCAACGGGGTGACCACCTCGGTGCTGCGGGTCCTCGACCACCTCGCCGCCCGCGGGCACGACGCCGTCGTCGTCTGTCCGGGACCCGCGCCGCGGAAGTACGCCGGCTTCCGGGTGATCGAGGCCCCCTCGTTCAGCTACCGGGGCTTCCGCGCCGCCGTCCCGGGGCTGCAGCTGTCTCGGGTGCTCGACGCCTTCGCACCGGACGTCCTGCACGCGGCGTCCCCGTTCGGGCTCGGCGCCCAGGCCCTGCTCCTCGCACGGCGGCGGGGCATCCCGACCGTGGCCATCTTCCAGACGGACGTGGCCGGGTTCGCCCGCAAGCACGGGCTCAGCGCCAGCGCCCCCGGCATCTGGCGATGGCTCCGTCGCGTGCACTCCTGCGCCGACCTCACCCTCGCCCCGTCCACCGCGTCGCTCGCAGACCTTGCGGCCGCGGGGATCGAGCGCACCGGCTGGTGGGGCCGTGGCGTCGACGCGGACACCTATCACCCCCGGCACCGGGGGACGCCAGAGGGAGGCGCCTTACGCCAGTTCCTGCTGGACGGGGCGCCTGAGGGGGCCGTGCTCGTGGGCTACGTCGGGCGCCTGGCCCCGGAGAAGCGGGTGGAGCGGCTCGCCGCCCTGGCCGGCGACCCACGGGTGCGGCTCGTCGTCGTGGGGGACGGGCCCTCGCGGGCGGTCCTCGAGCGGCAGCTGCCCGGTGCCCGGTTCCTGGGACGGCTCGACGGCGCCGACCTCGCGCGCGCGTACGCCGCCCTGGACGTGTTCGTCCACACCGGCACCCACGAGACCTTCGGTCAGACGCTCCAGGAAGCCATGGCCAGCGGCGTCACCGTCGTCGCCCCGGCGGCCGGAGGGCCGCTCGACGTGGTCGCGCAGGGCGAGACCGGGTATCTCTACGCCCCGGAGGACGACGGCGCGCTGGTCGGCGCGGTCCGGGCGCTCGCCGGCGACCCGGCCATGCGGGCCCGGATGGGGGAGGCGGGACGACGGCGCGTGCTGCCTCGCTCGTGGGAGGCGTTGGGCGAGGCGCTCCTCGGGCACTACGCCGCGGTGATCGACCGGGCGGAGGAGCGCGTCGCACGGCAGGTCGCCGGCTTTGAGCGGCAGCTCCGCCTGACCGGGGCCAGGCAGCCGCACCCGTGA
- the rpsT gene encoding 30S ribosomal protein S20 has translation MANIKSQKKRILTNEKARLRNKAVKSELKTHVRKVREALAAGDKEAAETALKTAGRKLDKAASKGVIHANQAANRKSKLAKQISAL, from the coding sequence GTGGCGAACATCAAGTCCCAGAAGAAGCGCATCCTCACCAACGAGAAGGCGCGGCTGCGCAACAAGGCCGTCAAGTCCGAGCTCAAGACGCACGTGCGCAAGGTCCGCGAGGCCCTCGCCGCCGGCGACAAGGAGGCTGCAGAGACGGCGCTCAAGACCGCCGGCCGCAAGCTCGACAAGGCCGCCAGCAAGGGCGTCATCCACGCCAACCAGGCGGCCAACCGCAAGTCGAAGCTGGCCAAGCAGATCTCCGCGCTCTGA
- a CDS encoding type II toxin-antitoxin system PemK/MazF family toxin yields the protein MTSFFRRALRVAGRAAEGAAQQYLRRRTDDPSNDQPRRPRRDAGPRGTSSPRDTRGEQQVEASSRETVEYDVARLGLPDLDYTPRHDDQPDPGEVVWTWVPYDDDPQQGKDRPVLVLAREGAGLVVAQMTSKDHDRDAADEARYGRHWIDVGSGAWDSRGRQSEVRLDRLLLVEPMAVRRNGGALDKVRFDEVATALRAHHR from the coding sequence ATGACCTCGTTCTTCCGCCGCGCCCTGCGGGTCGCCGGCCGTGCGGCCGAGGGCGCCGCCCAGCAGTACCTGCGCCGCCGCACCGACGACCCCTCGAACGACCAGCCGCGGCGGCCACGGCGCGACGCCGGCCCGCGAGGGACGTCATCGCCCCGGGACACCAGAGGTGAGCAGCAGGTCGAGGCGAGCTCGCGCGAGACGGTGGAGTACGACGTCGCACGCCTGGGCCTGCCGGACCTCGACTACACCCCGCGCCACGACGACCAGCCGGACCCCGGTGAGGTGGTGTGGACGTGGGTGCCCTACGACGACGACCCGCAGCAGGGCAAGGACCGGCCCGTCCTGGTGCTCGCCCGGGAAGGCGCGGGTCTTGTGGTCGCGCAGATGACCTCGAAGGACCACGACCGCGACGCGGCGGACGAGGCCCGGTACGGGCGCCACTGGATCGACGTCGGTTCGGGCGCCTGGGACTCCCGCGGCCGCCAGAGCGAGGTCCGCCTCGACCGACTGCTGCTCGTGGAGCCGATGGCCGTGCGGCGCAACGGCGGCGCGCTCGACAAGGTCCGGTTCGACGAGGTCGCGACCGCCTTGCGCGCCCACCACCGCTGA
- the lepA gene encoding translation elongation factor 4: protein MSPIPTPAQAAQIRPAATPPALLRNFCIIAHIDHGKSTLADRMLQLTGVVDDRAMRAQYLDRMDIERERGITIKSQAVRMPWEVDGQAYALNMIDTPGHVDFSYEVNRSLAACEGAILLVDAAQGIEAQTLANLYMAMENDLTIIPVLNKIDLPAAQPERYAEELANLIGGDPEDCLRVSGKTGAGVVELLDRIVQEVPAPVGDADAPSRAMIFDSVYDTYRGVVTYVRVMDGQLSPRERIQMMSTRATHELLEIGVISPDPLPSEGLGVGEVGYLITGVKDVRQSKVGDTVTNQTKPAAEALGGYREPKPMVFSGLYPVDGSDYPVLRDALDKLKLNDAALVYEPETSVALGFGFRCGFLGLLHLEIVRERLEREFDLSLISTAPNVSYDVVTEDGTEVHVTNPSEFPEGKISSIREPVVRSTILAPSEFVGAIMELCQGRRGTLLGMDYLSETRVELRYTLPLQEIVGDFFDQLKSKTRGYASLDYEPSGDQEADLVKVDILLNHEHVDAFSAIVHRDKAYAYGVTMAGKLKELIPRQQFEVPIQAAIGSRVIARETIRALRKDMLAKCYGGDISRKRKLLEKQKEGKKRMKNIGRVEVPQEAFIAALTSDAPTGKK, encoded by the coding sequence GTGTCACCCATCCCCACCCCGGCGCAGGCCGCTCAGATCCGGCCGGCGGCGACCCCGCCCGCGCTGCTGCGGAACTTCTGCATCATCGCCCACATCGACCACGGCAAGTCGACGCTGGCGGACCGCATGCTGCAGCTGACCGGGGTGGTGGACGACCGCGCGATGCGGGCGCAGTACCTCGACAGGATGGACATCGAGCGCGAGCGCGGCATCACGATCAAGTCCCAGGCGGTGCGCATGCCGTGGGAGGTCGACGGGCAGGCCTACGCGCTCAACATGATCGACACCCCGGGCCACGTCGACTTCTCCTACGAGGTCAACCGCTCGCTCGCCGCCTGCGAGGGGGCGATCCTCCTGGTGGACGCGGCCCAGGGGATCGAGGCGCAGACCCTGGCCAACCTCTACATGGCCATGGAGAACGACCTCACGATCATCCCGGTGCTGAACAAGATCGACCTGCCCGCCGCCCAGCCGGAGCGGTACGCGGAGGAGCTGGCCAACCTCATCGGCGGCGACCCCGAGGACTGCCTGCGCGTCTCCGGCAAGACCGGGGCCGGCGTCGTCGAGCTGCTCGACCGCATCGTGCAGGAGGTCCCCGCGCCGGTCGGCGACGCCGACGCCCCGTCGCGGGCGATGATCTTCGACTCTGTCTACGACACCTACCGCGGCGTCGTGACGTACGTGCGCGTCATGGACGGCCAGCTGAGCCCCCGCGAGCGCATCCAGATGATGTCCACGCGCGCCACCCACGAGCTGCTGGAGATCGGCGTCATCTCGCCCGACCCGCTCCCCTCGGAGGGGCTCGGCGTCGGTGAGGTGGGCTACCTCATCACCGGCGTGAAGGACGTGCGCCAGTCCAAGGTCGGTGACACGGTCACCAACCAGACGAAGCCGGCGGCAGAGGCGCTGGGCGGCTACCGCGAGCCCAAGCCGATGGTGTTCTCCGGGCTGTACCCGGTGGACGGCTCCGACTACCCCGTGCTGCGCGACGCCCTCGACAAGCTCAAGCTCAACGACGCCGCCCTCGTCTACGAGCCGGAGACCTCGGTCGCGCTCGGCTTCGGTTTCCGCTGCGGCTTCCTCGGCCTGCTGCACCTGGAGATCGTCCGGGAGCGTCTGGAGCGCGAGTTCGACCTCTCGCTGATCTCGACGGCGCCCAACGTCTCCTACGACGTGGTCACCGAGGACGGCACCGAGGTCCACGTGACCAACCCGAGCGAGTTCCCGGAGGGGAAGATCTCCTCCATCCGCGAGCCCGTGGTGCGCTCGACGATCCTCGCCCCGAGCGAGTTCGTCGGCGCGATCATGGAGCTGTGCCAGGGGCGGCGCGGCACGCTCCTCGGGATGGACTACCTGTCGGAGACCCGGGTCGAGCTGCGGTACACGCTGCCGCTGCAGGAGATCGTCGGTGACTTCTTCGACCAGCTGAAGTCGAAGACGCGCGGCTACGCCTCGCTCGACTACGAGCCCTCCGGCGACCAGGAGGCCGACCTCGTCAAGGTCGACATCCTGCTCAACCACGAGCACGTCGACGCGTTCTCCGCGATCGTGCACCGGGACAAGGCGTACGCCTACGGCGTGACGATGGCCGGCAAGCTCAAGGAGCTCATCCCGCGCCAGCAGTTCGAGGTGCCGATCCAGGCGGCCATCGGTTCGCGCGTGATCGCCCGGGAGACGATCCGCGCGCTGCGCAAGGACATGCTCGCCAAGTGCTACGGCGGTGACATCAGCCGCAAGCGCAAGCTCCTCGAGAAGCAGAAGGAGGGCAAGAAGCGCATGAAGAACATCGGCCGGGTCGAGGTCCCGCAGGAGGCCTTCATCGCCGCGCTGACCTCCGACGCGCCGACCGGCAAGAAGTAG
- a CDS encoding MOSC domain-containing protein: protein MGQGDVGTVTHVCRVAQLRPDRGTVGVTAIDKRPVDGPVRVGRYGLRGDVQADRKDHGGLEKAVYAYDQAEADHWAGELGEDVPAGRFGENLRVSGLRVDDAEIGERWRIGESLELEVTGPRTPCATFGRWLGQDGWVRRFTGRGRPGAYLSVLTPGEVCAGDSITVTHRPGHGITVAGWFARPSAGDARTLLEAEADGATVLARYLREHVLRAASRAAVPAP from the coding sequence GTGGGCCAGGGGGACGTCGGCACGGTCACGCACGTGTGCCGGGTGGCGCAGCTGCGCCCGGACCGCGGCACCGTCGGCGTGACGGCCATCGACAAGAGGCCGGTCGACGGACCGGTGCGGGTCGGCCGCTACGGCCTGCGTGGTGACGTGCAGGCCGACCGCAAGGACCACGGCGGGCTCGAGAAGGCCGTGTACGCCTACGACCAGGCCGAGGCCGACCACTGGGCCGGTGAGCTTGGCGAGGACGTGCCCGCCGGCCGGTTCGGCGAGAACCTGCGGGTGTCCGGGCTGCGCGTGGACGACGCGGAGATCGGTGAGCGCTGGCGCATCGGCGAGAGCCTCGAGCTCGAGGTGACCGGCCCGCGCACCCCGTGCGCGACGTTCGGGCGCTGGCTCGGTCAGGACGGGTGGGTCCGCCGCTTCACCGGGCGCGGCAGACCGGGCGCCTACCTCAGCGTCCTCACTCCCGGGGAGGTGTGCGCCGGCGACTCCATCACCGTGACGCACCGGCCTGGCCACGGCATCACGGTGGCCGGCTGGTTCGCCCGGCCCTCTGCCGGAGACGCTCGCACGCTGCTTGAGGCGGAGGCCGACGGCGCGACCGTGCTCGCCCGATACCTGCGCGAGCACGTCCTGCGGGCCGCCTCCCGGGCGGCCGTGCCGGCGCCCTGA
- a CDS encoding HNH endonuclease signature motif containing protein — protein MFEGDGETEAPGAWRHGPAPVSVEVRQAGSTVSLLPRVSFGAMEREAAAGSAMPGGPSAALAAAVEMVRVAQSLPWWDEAPGLSARAPEDPWVASAAVAAESALTSPAARALETARPGPALAAKLAGSSVADADDAAVVEMVAGWERVAAWAAAQQARALSELAARRRRPRNGVFTSRGAVVEVEARLGTTLHAAERKVALAAALEELPVVADALAAGRVDVRKADVLCFEEPGLTADERRGVLADLVPEAEWLTVPQLRERMRRAAQRAGVAAARRRHVREHAGRRVVVEAAGESMSWVSAYLRADHAEAVRAVVDALADGSKAPGETRTLDQRRADAFADVFTTMLERGTGPAGSPLPRRHGQRAHVQVTVASGTLLGLDEEPAVLGGYGPIPAWLAREIAQDGTWRALFTDAGTGEFVALGTKAYRPGAELTRTVMARDVTCTFPGCRMPAPRCEIDHIPGYDAALAEVVVQTRLEDLHTACHTHHDGKSHGIWKVFRDPGTGVTTWKALTGHTYRRPPVRPPGPPPDPGPAPPVPPDDEPPPF, from the coding sequence ATGTTCGAGGGAGACGGCGAGACGGAGGCTCCGGGGGCGTGGCGGCACGGGCCGGCGCCGGTGTCCGTGGAGGTGCGGCAGGCCGGCAGCACGGTGTCACTCCTGCCCCGGGTGTCGTTCGGTGCGATGGAGCGAGAGGCCGCGGCGGGCTCTGCGATGCCGGGCGGGCCTTCCGCGGCGCTGGCGGCGGCGGTCGAGATGGTGCGGGTGGCGCAGTCGTTGCCGTGGTGGGACGAGGCGCCGGGGCTCTCGGCCAGGGCTCCGGAGGACCCGTGGGTGGCCTCAGCGGCGGTGGCGGCAGAGTCGGCGCTGACCTCACCGGCGGCCCGCGCGCTGGAGACGGCTCGCCCGGGTCCGGCCCTGGCTGCCAAGCTCGCCGGATCCTCGGTGGCGGACGCGGACGACGCGGCGGTCGTCGAGATGGTCGCCGGCTGGGAGCGGGTGGCAGCCTGGGCAGCGGCACAGCAGGCGCGGGCGCTGTCCGAGCTGGCGGCCCGACGTCGACGCCCGCGTAACGGTGTGTTCACGTCCCGGGGAGCGGTGGTGGAGGTCGAGGCCCGGCTGGGCACCACGCTGCACGCCGCAGAGCGCAAGGTGGCGCTGGCGGCCGCGCTGGAGGAGTTGCCCGTGGTGGCGGACGCCCTGGCGGCCGGGCGGGTCGACGTACGGAAGGCGGACGTCCTGTGCTTCGAGGAGCCGGGACTGACGGCGGACGAGCGGCGGGGCGTACTGGCTGACCTCGTGCCGGAGGCGGAGTGGCTGACGGTGCCGCAACTGCGCGAGCGGATGCGCCGCGCCGCGCAGCGGGCGGGTGTGGCGGCCGCGCGGCGCCGGCACGTGCGGGAGCATGCGGGGCGCCGCGTCGTGGTCGAGGCAGCCGGAGAGTCGATGTCATGGGTCAGTGCGTACCTGCGGGCCGACCACGCCGAGGCGGTGCGCGCGGTCGTCGACGCCCTGGCCGACGGCTCCAAGGCCCCGGGGGAGACCCGCACGCTGGACCAGCGCCGGGCCGACGCGTTCGCGGACGTGTTCACCACGATGCTCGAGCGCGGCACCGGCCCGGCCGGGAGCCCGCTGCCACGTCGGCACGGTCAGCGGGCACACGTCCAGGTCACGGTGGCGTCGGGAACGTTGCTGGGGCTGGACGAGGAGCCGGCGGTGCTCGGCGGGTACGGCCCGATCCCGGCCTGGCTGGCCCGGGAGATCGCGCAAGACGGCACCTGGCGGGCGTTGTTCACCGATGCCGGCACGGGAGAGTTCGTGGCGCTGGGCACCAAGGCGTACCGGCCGGGGGCGGAGCTGACGCGCACGGTGATGGCCCGGGACGTCACGTGCACGTTCCCGGGCTGCCGGATGCCGGCCCCGCGGTGCGAGATCGACCACATTCCCGGTTATGACGCGGCACTGGCCGAGGTGGTGGTCCAGACCCGGCTGGAGGACCTGCACACCGCGTGCCACACCCATCATGACGGCAAGTCTCACGGCATCTGGAAGGTGTTCCGGGATCCCGGCACCGGGGTGACGACGTGGAAGGCGCTGACCGGCCACACCTACAGACGCCCGCCGGTGCGACCACCCGGACCTCCTCCCGACCCCGGGCCCGCGCCACCAGTGCCGCCGGACGACGAGCCACCACCATTCTGA
- the hemW gene encoding radical SAM family heme chaperone HemW, translating to MPPALPDGETPPDDGALPLSSARGAVDRDLGVYLHVPFCRVRCGYCDFNTYTNAELGGGASASSYASTALREIELAGRVLADPALTDAGLPSRPVSTVFVGGGTPTMLPVADLATMLGTVRDTWGLAPGAEVTTEANPDSVDAAALDALAAAGFTRVSFGMQSAVPSVLRTLDRTHDPERLPDVVRWAREAGLEVSVDLIYGTPGESLDDWRTSLDAAVALEADHVSAYALVVEPGTKMGAQVRRGELPLPDDDDAANKYELADEVLSRAGFRWYEVSNFARRDPSDEPGRPPRHASRHNLSYWRDQDWWGIGPGAHSHVGDTRWWNVKHPRTYAFRLEQGLSPAAGREILDGPTRELERVMLGVRLADGLELEPGTGRVPERLRGAVADLLREGLVEFGPARQGRVQLTLRGRLLADAVVRALTD from the coding sequence ATGCCCCCTGCTCTGCCTGACGGTGAGACGCCGCCCGACGACGGCGCCCTGCCTCTGTCCAGCGCGCGCGGTGCGGTCGATCGTGACCTCGGCGTCTACCTCCACGTGCCCTTCTGCCGCGTCCGTTGCGGCTACTGCGACTTCAACACCTACACCAACGCAGAGCTGGGCGGCGGCGCGAGCGCCTCGAGCTACGCCAGCACCGCCCTCCGCGAGATCGAGCTGGCCGGCCGCGTGCTCGCCGACCCGGCGCTCACGGACGCCGGTCTGCCCTCGCGTCCGGTCTCGACCGTCTTCGTCGGCGGCGGCACGCCCACCATGCTGCCCGTCGCGGACCTCGCGACGATGCTCGGCACCGTCCGGGACACCTGGGGGCTCGCGCCGGGGGCCGAGGTGACGACGGAGGCCAACCCCGACTCCGTCGACGCCGCCGCACTCGACGCGCTCGCGGCCGCCGGCTTCACCCGGGTCTCCTTCGGGATGCAGTCGGCCGTGCCGTCGGTCCTCCGCACTCTGGACCGCACGCACGACCCCGAGCGTCTCCCCGACGTGGTCCGGTGGGCGCGGGAGGCGGGCCTCGAGGTGTCCGTGGACCTCATCTACGGCACTCCGGGGGAGAGCCTGGACGACTGGCGCACGAGCCTCGACGCCGCCGTCGCGCTCGAGGCGGACCACGTCTCGGCCTACGCCCTGGTGGTCGAGCCGGGGACCAAGATGGGGGCCCAGGTCCGCCGGGGCGAGCTTCCGCTCCCCGACGACGACGACGCTGCCAACAAGTACGAGCTGGCCGACGAGGTGCTCTCGCGTGCGGGATTCCGCTGGTACGAGGTCAGCAACTTCGCCAGGAGGGACCCGTCCGACGAGCCGGGGCGACCGCCCCGCCATGCGAGCCGCCACAACCTCTCGTACTGGCGCGACCAGGACTGGTGGGGCATCGGCCCCGGCGCTCACAGCCACGTGGGTGACACTCGGTGGTGGAACGTCAAGCACCCGCGCACCTACGCGTTCCGCCTTGAGCAGGGCCTGAGTCCCGCCGCCGGCAGGGAGATCCTCGACGGTCCGACCCGCGAGCTCGAGAGGGTGATGCTCGGCGTCCGCCTCGCGGACGGCCTCGAGCTCGAGCCGGGCACGGGACGGGTGCCCGAACGGCTCCGCGGCGCGGTCGCCGACCTGCTGCGCGAAGGGCTCGTCGAGTTCGGGCCGGCACGGCAGGGACGGGTGCAGCTGACTCTCCGTGGCCGTCTGCTCGCCGACGCCGTGGTGCGGGCGCTGACCGACTGA
- a CDS encoding DUF3097 domain-containing protein — translation MNDRYGSDVLSADPHRTGSYAHRPITRDLAAEPGLVVEEVASGFVGAVVRVEKSGGMRVVVLEDRRGGRRTFPLGPGFWVDGKPVNLVPAAARQRSQGPTTAGGRRLTASGSLAVEGQRARVARASRIWVEGRHDAELVERVWGDDLRVEGVVVEMLDGVDNLEAVLRDFRPGPTRRAGVLVDHLVPGSKESRIAAKVTAGTAGEHVLVLGHPYVDVWQAVRPERVGLRAWPDIPRGTDIKVGTLRALGWPHADQADIAQGWKRILGRVRDYKDLSPALLGRMEELIDFVTAVPEHG, via the coding sequence GTGAACGACCGCTACGGCTCCGACGTGCTCTCCGCCGACCCGCACCGAACCGGGTCCTACGCCCACCGTCCCATCACCCGCGACCTGGCGGCCGAGCCAGGCCTCGTGGTCGAGGAGGTGGCCTCGGGTTTCGTGGGCGCTGTGGTCCGCGTCGAGAAGTCGGGCGGGATGCGCGTCGTCGTTCTCGAGGACCGCCGCGGGGGCCGTCGGACGTTCCCGTTGGGACCGGGCTTCTGGGTGGACGGCAAGCCGGTCAACCTGGTCCCGGCGGCGGCGCGGCAGCGGAGCCAGGGGCCGACGACGGCCGGCGGGCGCCGGCTCACCGCCTCCGGCTCCCTCGCCGTCGAGGGACAGCGGGCCCGGGTGGCCCGGGCCTCGCGGATCTGGGTGGAGGGCCGCCACGACGCCGAGCTGGTGGAGCGTGTGTGGGGTGACGACCTGCGGGTGGAGGGCGTCGTCGTCGAGATGCTCGACGGCGTCGACAACCTCGAGGCGGTGCTCCGCGACTTCCGCCCCGGGCCGACCCGGCGGGCCGGCGTGCTCGTGGACCACCTCGTGCCGGGGTCGAAGGAGTCGCGCATCGCCGCGAAGGTGACCGCCGGCACGGCCGGCGAGCACGTGCTGGTGCTGGGTCACCCCTACGTCGACGTCTGGCAGGCCGTCCGGCCGGAGCGGGTGGGGCTCCGGGCGTGGCCCGACATCCCGCGCGGGACGGACATCAAGGTGGGCACGCTGAGGGCGCTCGGATGGCCGCACGCCGACCAGGCTGACATCGCGCAGGGCTGGAAGCGGATCCTGGGGCGCGTGCGGGACTACAAGGACCTCTCCCCCGCGCTGCTGGGGCGGATGGAGGAGCTCATCGACTTCGTCACGGCGGTGCCGGAGCACGGCTGA